A single genomic interval of Ruficoccus amylovorans harbors:
- a CDS encoding glycosyltransferase family 4 protein translates to MKILLSSGQGRLRFPEFALALVKAGFDVRLITGYVPRHTPAFLLNGIGRLLKKPDLHRRLMLRCPAGLARDQIDCCTGAEILEGIRQMCQQLHLPIWSDTFTWKAFARQSLKYIHDADILHLRSGAGGAGVIEKVQQRGIKVVVAHSIAHPTHIRDNLAQEAQHWPDSKASYHTAFWQLVEDDCKRADAILVNSEYVKKSLQQYGLQDKPIHVIHGPVSRKFAVTHERSHTPNRLRLIFTGSFDMRKGARLLLRAMQQLHEQYPGISLDVYGTVSLPPDWLSQCEAANIHMHGHVSHDILQQALAEADLFAFPTLSEGCARSVMEAMAAGLPVLTTEDSGAPIEHLKNGYLLETGSIDSLVEGILYAYNHWQEARQWGQQAATEVAERYTEENFALQLKAFYEQLLKS, encoded by the coding sequence ATGAAAATACTTCTATCGTCAGGCCAGGGACGACTACGTTTTCCAGAATTCGCATTGGCGCTTGTCAAAGCCGGTTTCGACGTTCGTCTGATCACTGGGTATGTCCCCAGACATACCCCCGCCTTCCTTCTCAACGGCATTGGCCGTCTGCTCAAAAAACCGGACCTGCATCGACGCCTGATGCTGCGCTGCCCGGCCGGACTCGCCAGGGACCAGATCGACTGCTGCACCGGGGCTGAAATCCTTGAGGGGATCAGACAAATGTGCCAGCAACTCCACTTGCCCATATGGTCGGACACCTTTACCTGGAAGGCATTTGCCCGCCAATCCCTCAAGTACATCCATGACGCAGACATCCTCCACTTGCGTAGCGGCGCAGGCGGGGCGGGTGTCATCGAAAAGGTCCAACAAAGAGGCATCAAAGTCGTTGTCGCCCACAGCATCGCCCACCCCACCCACATCCGGGACAATCTGGCTCAGGAAGCACAGCATTGGCCCGACTCAAAGGCATCCTACCACACAGCGTTCTGGCAGTTGGTGGAAGACGACTGCAAACGAGCAGACGCCATTCTGGTTAATTCCGAATACGTCAAAAAAAGCCTCCAGCAGTACGGCCTGCAAGACAAGCCCATCCACGTCATCCACGGCCCCGTCTCCAGAAAATTCGCCGTAACACACGAACGCAGCCACACACCCAATCGGCTTCGGCTCATTTTCACGGGTAGTTTTGATATGCGCAAGGGGGCCCGGCTACTCTTACGCGCCATGCAGCAGTTACATGAGCAGTATCCGGGTATCTCGCTCGACGTTTACGGCACCGTCTCTCTGCCACCCGATTGGCTCAGTCAGTGTGAGGCCGCAAACATTCATATGCATGGCCACGTCAGCCATGACATTTTACAACAAGCACTGGCCGAAGCAGATCTGTTTGCATTCCCCACACTCTCTGAAGGTTGCGCCCGCTCCGTCATGGAAGCCATGGCCGCAGGGTTACCCGTCTTGACAACAGAGGACTCCGGAGCCCCTATTGAACACCTTAAAAATGGTTACCTGCTGGAAACCGGTTCCATCGACTCTCTTGTTGAAGGCATCCTCTATGCCTACAACCATTGGCAGGAGGCCAGGCAATGGGGGCAACAGGCCGCCACAGAAGTCGCCGAGCGATACACCGAAGAAAACTTTGCGCTCCAACTCAAAGCGTTTTATGAGCAACTGCTAAAATCATGA
- a CDS encoding glycosyltransferase: protein MKIAFITHGNFKKHATLKRATGMAEPLIDAGHEVAIFMEDCPDNQEKVTLECPRAKMFWHQRQKAGWKEQRAKQKALSQWQPDVVWICGVGLRNWVFRPTKTCIILGDHSELYSVISTGRLRRLFYWGLEWLYSLYFDGHICASRYLETFYAKRLKRFGKRNTVHYSPYANNDAVIFPPKAEDNALHERFGDKKIILYMGSFMQGYGFWDMPTAFKRLAQTRDDFVAVMIGRGAEKQAAIDWVRQEQLGSVIHIEGYIAEEDLPSYFSIAHAFLCPLRDIIQDWARCPSKLFMYLPFRRPVVTCAIGEAAELFGESGCYYNPNDTGSLAETLARVLDDPCQFSTPNPEDHTYTSRTKDFLQWIESCFQKKSRK, encoded by the coding sequence ATGAAAATAGCATTCATCACACACGGTAACTTTAAGAAGCATGCCACCCTCAAACGCGCGACCGGCATGGCCGAGCCGCTCATAGATGCCGGCCACGAGGTTGCTATTTTCATGGAGGACTGCCCTGACAATCAGGAAAAAGTGACCCTGGAATGCCCGCGAGCAAAGATGTTCTGGCACCAGAGACAAAAGGCGGGTTGGAAAGAGCAGCGCGCCAAACAAAAAGCTCTGTCACAATGGCAGCCCGACGTCGTCTGGATTTGCGGAGTGGGTCTGCGCAACTGGGTCTTTCGTCCCACCAAAACATGCATCATTCTCGGAGACCATTCTGAGCTTTATTCTGTCATTTCTACCGGTCGCCTGCGACGGCTGTTTTACTGGGGTCTTGAGTGGCTTTACAGTTTATATTTTGATGGTCACATCTGTGCCAGCCGTTACCTGGAGACATTCTATGCCAAACGCCTAAAGCGCTTCGGCAAGAGAAACACTGTCCACTACTCCCCCTATGCCAACAACGACGCGGTAATCTTTCCCCCAAAAGCGGAGGACAATGCCCTGCATGAGCGCTTCGGGGACAAGAAAATCATCCTCTACATGGGCAGCTTTATGCAAGGCTACGGCTTTTGGGATATGCCCACCGCCTTCAAGCGCCTCGCACAAACACGTGATGATTTTGTTGCCGTGATGATTGGTCGCGGTGCAGAAAAGCAAGCCGCGATTGATTGGGTCCGTCAGGAGCAACTCGGCTCGGTCATACACATTGAGGGTTACATAGCAGAAGAAGACCTGCCGTCATACTTTTCCATCGCGCATGCGTTTCTCTGCCCGCTACGCGACATCATTCAGGACTGGGCCCGCTGCCCAAGCAAGCTATTCATGTATTTGCCCTTCCGCCGTCCCGTTGTTACGTGCGCCATCGGTGAAGCCGCTGAATTATTCGGCGAGTCTGGATGCTATTACAATCCAAACGACACTGGCTCCCTCGCCGAAACACTCGCGCGCGTACTCGATGATCCCTGCCAGTTCTCAACCCCCAATCCCGAGGACCATACCTATACAAGTCGCACCAAAGACTTTCTTCAATGGATAGAGAGTTGTTTTCAAAAAAAGAGCAGGAAGTAG
- a CDS encoding sulfotransferase family 2 domain-containing protein codes for MAYHQEKQLLFIHIPKNAGKSIESSLDLIDGIPGKRSFPNRVAKFLLNKTQNQTLRKRVFGPYDYTLSGQHLTYSEIELLNIIPPAQRARAIKFAVVRNPYSRALSTYRHFKQNTDLDGFKRFWAEASAYAGQDHNILAHLRTQKRFLIDINGHLAIEEILRFESLEQDYTQFREKHQLQGKALKHIGAGGKINLQDFYDTEAQALIKTLFAEDFEQFGYQADLPAPFC; via the coding sequence ATGGCCTACCATCAAGAAAAACAGCTGCTATTCATCCACATACCGAAAAATGCGGGCAAGTCCATCGAGTCATCGCTGGACCTCATCGACGGCATCCCCGGTAAACGCAGCTTCCCCAATCGCGTCGCCAAATTCCTGCTGAACAAAACACAAAACCAGACCCTGCGTAAACGTGTCTTTGGGCCCTACGACTACACACTGTCCGGACAGCATCTAACCTACTCGGAGATCGAACTGCTAAACATCATCCCGCCCGCCCAACGCGCCCGGGCGATAAAATTCGCCGTCGTCCGCAACCCTTACTCGCGCGCCCTCTCAACCTATCGCCATTTCAAGCAAAACACAGACCTGGACGGATTTAAGCGCTTTTGGGCCGAGGCCTCAGCATACGCAGGCCAAGACCACAATATCCTTGCCCACCTCCGCACGCAGAAACGCTTTCTCATCGACATCAACGGACATCTCGCCATCGAAGAAATCCTGCGCTTTGAATCATTGGAGCAAGACTACACACAATTTCGCGAAAAGCACCAACTCCAGGGCAAAGCCCTCAAGCACATCGGCGCTGGCGGCAAAATCAACCTTCAGGATTTTTACGACACAGAAGCGCAAGCGTTAATTAAGACCCTATTCGCGGAAGACTTTGAGCAATTCGGATATCAAGCCGATCTTCCCGCTCCCTTCTGCTGA
- a CDS encoding glycosyltransferase, with product MSQPSPCFLNPESFPKLGGPYKSVRLFQKALGGTVVSPTSDREETMQTADQCNTKYIYTSQQHWLHGETKRNLEHLLSQASLVSCHQIFRGHNIVCRDIARRHKIPYWAVPHGSMDPWVFTYGRLQKQLWYNIFGKNYFKEARFIILATEREREKMSQRYNGDNMRVVYWPVEPLDITNREAHRQNFRQQLGIPPESRVLLYFGRYHSMKRPMETLHAFAQARLSENTHLVMAGIDYDVSQQQLLNHKESQQIRNAHILGPVYEEQKLRLLFGSDVYISLSIRENFNHTAAESMTAGLALILSPGNDLQYSFPQGNDFGWNLPSDSQETIIESLRMLDKSPIEKIHKKGEAARQWALDTLSVERFQEKLRSLYQQSLA from the coding sequence ATGAGCCAGCCATCCCCCTGCTTTCTTAACCCGGAATCGTTCCCCAAGCTCGGTGGACCGTATAAATCCGTACGTCTTTTCCAAAAGGCACTCGGGGGCACCGTTGTCTCTCCGACCTCGGATAGGGAGGAAACAATGCAGACAGCGGATCAGTGCAACACCAAGTACATCTACACCTCCCAACAACACTGGCTGCACGGAGAAACGAAGCGTAACCTCGAGCATCTGCTGTCACAGGCATCTCTGGTCTCCTGTCACCAGATATTCAGGGGGCACAACATCGTTTGTCGCGATATTGCCCGCCGGCATAAAATCCCCTACTGGGCAGTTCCCCATGGCAGCATGGACCCATGGGTATTTACCTACGGACGCCTACAAAAGCAGCTTTGGTACAATATTTTCGGCAAAAACTACTTCAAAGAAGCACGTTTCATCATTCTGGCCACCGAACGCGAACGCGAGAAAATGAGCCAACGCTATAACGGCGATAACATGAGGGTAGTGTACTGGCCCGTCGAACCGCTTGACATCACCAACCGGGAAGCGCACCGCCAGAATTTTAGACAACAGCTCGGCATCCCTCCTGAATCACGGGTATTACTATACTTTGGGCGCTATCACTCCATGAAGCGACCGATGGAGACTCTCCATGCCTTTGCACAAGCACGACTCTCGGAAAACACGCATCTGGTTATGGCAGGAATCGACTACGATGTCAGCCAGCAACAGCTTCTGAACCACAAGGAGAGTCAACAAATTCGCAATGCTCATATTTTAGGCCCAGTTTACGAAGAGCAGAAACTTCGCCTGCTCTTTGGCTCCGATGTTTACATTTCGCTTTCGATTAGGGAGAACTTCAACCATACCGCTGCCGAATCTATGACCGCCGGACTCGCCCTCATCCTCTCACCCGGCAACGACCTCCAGTACTCCTTCCCGCAGGGCAATGATTTCGGGTGGAATCTCCCAAGCGACAGTCAGGAAACCATTATCGAAAGTCTTCGTATGCTGGACAAATCTCCGATCGAAAAAATCCATAAGAAGGGTGAAGCAGCCAGGCAATGGGCACTGGATACGTTAAGTGTCGAGCGTTTTCAAGAAAAGCTACGGTCACTTTATCAGCAAAGCCTGGCGTAG
- a CDS encoding helix-turn-helix domain-containing protein, whose amino-acid sequence MRLGELIRVGHYHNPAGRHPIPKPIARRTYCLELMTGGRGWVQMEGQWVEVLPGALLWHQAGDYTIGRSDFEDPYRCLSLRVKVLDDAPRPVPHLTWWQNLDAVCRFADESVSLYASDRLDHAVLRDYILSRLRLQAELYLREAPRQALAPELQRVLAYVEKYYAAPLRLEALADIAQWSVPHLHARFREALGCSPHQHLIERRIEAARVQLAGTNDPIKKVAADCGFSNASALCVMFRRHTHLSPAAYRRRQVVA is encoded by the coding sequence ATGAGATTGGGCGAATTGATCCGGGTCGGGCATTACCATAATCCGGCAGGGCGCCATCCGATCCCCAAACCAATCGCTCGGCGTACCTATTGCCTGGAACTGATGACCGGCGGACGCGGCTGGGTGCAGATGGAGGGGCAATGGGTGGAGGTGCTGCCGGGGGCTCTCCTGTGGCATCAGGCGGGGGACTATACGATTGGCCGTAGCGACTTCGAGGACCCGTATCGCTGTCTGTCCCTGCGGGTAAAGGTGCTCGATGACGCTCCGCGCCCGGTGCCGCATCTGACCTGGTGGCAAAATCTCGACGCCGTGTGCCGCTTCGCGGACGAGTCAGTTTCGCTCTATGCCTCGGACCGCCTCGACCACGCGGTGCTGCGGGACTACATCCTTTCGCGCCTCCGGCTCCAGGCGGAACTGTACCTGCGCGAAGCCCCGCGCCAAGCGCTCGCCCCGGAGCTCCAGCGCGTGCTCGCGTATGTGGAAAAGTACTACGCCGCGCCTTTGCGTCTGGAGGCGCTGGCCGACATCGCTCAGTGGTCGGTGCCGCATCTGCATGCGCGCTTCCGCGAGGCGTTGGGTTGCAGTCCGCACCAGCACCTGATCGAGCGCCGGATAGAGGCCGCCCGCGTCCAGCTCGCCGGGACGAACGACCCGATCAAGAAAGTCGCCGCCGATTGTGGTTTTTCCAACGCTTCGGCGTTGTGCGTGATGTTCCGCCGCCATACCCATCTCAGTCCCGCGGCTTACCGGCGGCGTCAGGTGGTGGCGTAG
- a CDS encoding NAD-dependent epimerase/dehydratase family protein, with amino-acid sequence MKNILVTGSSGLIGSEVCTFFSDQGFAVHGLDNNQRAEFFGQSGDTRWNQQRLQQTLAHFEHHELDIRDRAAVRELVKSLRPDVMVHAAAQPSHDKAAQIPFDDFDINAGGTLNLLEAARQHCPESPFIHMSTNKVYGDAPNRIALREEDTRWEYDNPAFAHGIAEDFTIDQSKHSLFGASKVAADVMVQEYGRYFGLPTCCLRGGCLTGPNHSGVELHGFLSYLIKCNLEGREYTVFGYKGKQVRDNIHSLDVARFMWAFYQSPRIGEVYNLGGGKSNSCSILEAFARIEALSGQPMKSRYVEQNREGDHICYYSDLRKMRHHYPDWDLTKSLDDIFKEILASWQARQS; translated from the coding sequence ATGAAAAATATTCTCGTCACCGGCTCCTCCGGACTCATCGGCTCGGAAGTCTGCACGTTTTTCTCCGATCAGGGCTTCGCCGTCCACGGACTGGACAATAACCAGCGGGCCGAATTTTTCGGGCAGTCCGGTGACACGCGCTGGAACCAACAGCGCCTGCAACAAACGCTCGCCCACTTCGAGCACCACGAGTTGGACATCCGCGACCGCGCCGCTGTGCGCGAGCTGGTCAAATCCCTGCGTCCGGACGTGATGGTACACGCCGCGGCCCAGCCCTCACACGACAAGGCGGCACAGATTCCCTTCGACGACTTCGACATCAACGCCGGGGGCACGCTCAACCTGCTCGAAGCCGCCCGCCAGCACTGTCCGGAAAGTCCCTTCATCCACATGTCCACCAACAAAGTGTACGGCGACGCGCCCAACCGCATCGCCCTGCGCGAGGAAGACACGCGCTGGGAGTATGACAACCCGGCCTTCGCCCACGGCATCGCCGAGGACTTCACCATCGATCAGTCCAAACACTCGCTCTTCGGGGCTTCCAAAGTCGCAGCCGATGTCATGGTGCAGGAGTACGGGCGCTACTTCGGCCTGCCTACCTGTTGTCTGCGCGGCGGCTGCCTGACCGGCCCCAACCACTCCGGCGTCGAACTGCACGGCTTTCTCAGCTACCTCATCAAGTGTAATCTCGAAGGGCGTGAGTACACCGTCTTCGGCTACAAGGGCAAACAGGTTCGCGACAACATCCATTCGCTCGATGTCGCCCGCTTCATGTGGGCGTTTTACCAAAGCCCGCGCATCGGCGAGGTTTACAATCTCGGCGGAGGTAAATCGAACAGTTGCTCCATCCTCGAAGCCTTCGCTCGCATCGAGGCCCTTAGCGGCCAGCCAATGAAGTCCCGTTATGTGGAACAGAACCGTGAGGGCGACCACATCTGCTACTACAGCGATCTGCGAAAAATGCGCCACCACTATCCCGATTGGGATCTCACCAAAAGTCTGGACGACATTTTCAAGGAAATCCTCGCCAGTTGGCAGGCGCGCCAGAGCTAA
- a CDS encoding Gfo/Idh/MocA family protein: MKNSDKIRFGFVGTGMITNSAADQINAHPHGEVVAAFDPSEVRVKNFCDKHKVTTPCTSLEALLADDKVDALYVATPNKFHAPSAMQALKAGKHVILEKPFAMSLAEAQAAVELARETGLTLSVGMNQRFTPDALKIKAAVEAGELGEIYHAKAYWRRRTGIPKLGTWFVSHEMAGGGALYDIGVHMLDLCLHCMDNFEPVAVSGATYSKFGPRGLGEGKWGMSDKSDIAFDVDDFASAFIRLANGATVNLEAVWACHTLAADSHNVELFGTEAGASVFPAKLFRFSKHDCAAYEILENLKDPEAPGMANRFTNFINHLHDGSALCCTLEQALAVQKVLDGIAESSRTGREVVLA, from the coding sequence ATGAAAAACTCCGATAAAATCCGATTCGGTTTCGTCGGCACCGGAATGATCACCAATTCCGCCGCCGACCAGATCAACGCCCACCCCCACGGCGAAGTCGTCGCCGCCTTCGACCCGAGCGAAGTGCGCGTGAAGAACTTCTGCGACAAGCACAAGGTCACCACCCCCTGCACCAGCCTCGAAGCCCTCCTGGCCGACGACAAGGTGGACGCCCTCTACGTCGCCACCCCGAATAAATTCCATGCCCCCAGCGCCATGCAGGCCCTCAAGGCGGGCAAGCACGTCATCCTCGAAAAGCCCTTCGCCATGAGCCTGGCCGAGGCGCAGGCCGCCGTCGAGCTGGCCCGCGAGACCGGGCTGACCCTGAGCGTGGGCATGAACCAGCGCTTCACCCCCGACGCGCTCAAGATCAAGGCCGCCGTCGAGGCCGGCGAACTGGGCGAGATCTACCACGCCAAGGCCTACTGGCGGCGGCGCACCGGCATCCCCAAGCTGGGCACGTGGTTCGTCAGCCACGAGATGGCCGGCGGCGGCGCGCTTTACGACATCGGTGTGCACATGCTCGACCTGTGCCTGCACTGCATGGACAACTTCGAGCCCGTCGCGGTCAGCGGCGCGACTTACAGCAAGTTCGGTCCCCGCGGGCTGGGTGAAGGCAAATGGGGCATGTCCGACAAGAGCGACATCGCCTTCGACGTGGACGACTTCGCCAGCGCCTTCATCCGCCTGGCCAACGGCGCGACCGTCAACCTCGAAGCCGTCTGGGCCTGCCACACCCTGGCCGCCGACAGCCACAATGTCGAACTCTTCGGCACCGAGGCCGGAGCCAGCGTCTTCCCGGCCAAGCTGTTCCGCTTCTCCAAACACGACTGCGCCGCTTACGAGATCCTCGAAAACCTCAAGGACCCCGAGGCCCCCGGCATGGCCAACCGCTTCACCAACTTCATCAACCACCTGCACGACGGCTCCGCGCTGTGCTGCACGCTGGAGCA
- a CDS encoding lipopolysaccharide biosynthesis protein produces MIRELKHSLHHKAPSRRKATLWRVITSWTDQGTLIVIGLLLLPLYFKILGAEKYGYWLASGGILVWIGMLDMTAITGQRASNAYGKKDLTTCVSYLWTGLAFNLLILLPVIYAGYLMGGEIPNWLSAPESLSQELTRAFQIGVLAVAIQYFCSCSNSFLNAIQRPVAIAVARPIAATAQIVTIFYGLYHGWGLLAIPTGLLARNLIIGAQGVAYSCFLAFLLVPRLVVSRHVFKDYCKTGPAVMLNVLSTGVGQKIQPTLITLFLSAEAAAAYDATLRVGMLISTTTARLSLAAFPSFSHLLGSERSERVRTLLKNCYLGILAISTLGLGGYAAFNQSFVYLWLQDAPFAGQSVTLLAAIWLLTLSIGSYIFTLYLSFGAINASMLIKTTGTVVQVLLAVVLLKFTPLGLLSLPLAALIATLGMIGLNFHFFTLDIREQIPKLRFLAPRALGAMTLLFLSGLAPLLWVPGTWLSFGLSATGYTAIVGLALLGIYHKALLSLIKNKTRTPKVMPTAP; encoded by the coding sequence ATGATCCGTGAGCTCAAGCACAGCCTGCACCACAAGGCCCCAAGCCGCCGCAAAGCAACCCTGTGGCGTGTCATTACAAGCTGGACGGATCAAGGCACGCTCATCGTCATCGGCCTGCTCCTGCTCCCCTTGTATTTCAAAATCCTGGGTGCCGAAAAGTACGGCTACTGGCTCGCCAGTGGCGGTATCCTCGTCTGGATCGGCATGCTGGACATGACCGCGATCACCGGCCAGCGGGCCTCAAACGCCTACGGCAAAAAAGACCTAACAACCTGCGTCAGCTACCTGTGGACAGGGCTGGCGTTCAACCTGTTGATCCTGTTGCCCGTCATCTACGCGGGCTATCTGATGGGCGGAGAAATCCCCAACTGGCTCTCCGCTCCGGAATCCTTGTCGCAGGAGCTCACACGCGCCTTTCAGATCGGTGTGCTCGCCGTCGCCATCCAGTATTTCTGCTCCTGCTCCAACTCCTTCCTGAACGCGATCCAGCGTCCGGTCGCCATTGCGGTTGCTCGCCCCATCGCAGCGACCGCCCAGATCGTGACCATCTTCTACGGCCTGTACCATGGGTGGGGCCTACTGGCAATCCCGACCGGCCTTTTGGCCAGAAACCTGATCATCGGAGCCCAAGGCGTTGCCTACTCCTGCTTCCTGGCTTTTCTTCTGGTGCCCCGGCTAGTGGTCTCCCGCCATGTCTTCAAAGACTACTGCAAGACCGGACCGGCGGTCATGCTCAATGTCCTCAGCACAGGGGTCGGCCAGAAAATCCAGCCGACGCTCATCACCCTGTTTCTCAGTGCGGAGGCGGCGGCCGCTTACGATGCCACCCTGCGGGTCGGCATGCTCATCAGCACGACCACAGCCCGCCTCAGCCTGGCCGCCTTTCCGTCCTTCTCGCACTTGCTCGGCAGCGAACGCAGCGAACGTGTCCGTACCCTGCTCAAGAACTGCTACCTGGGGATACTCGCCATTTCCACACTTGGACTCGGAGGCTACGCAGCTTTCAATCAATCGTTCGTGTACCTGTGGTTGCAAGACGCCCCGTTTGCCGGTCAATCCGTTACCCTGCTGGCGGCGATCTGGCTGCTGACCCTCTCTATCGGCAGCTATATCTTCACCCTCTACCTCAGCTTCGGGGCCATCAATGCCTCCATGCTGATCAAGACAACCGGTACCGTGGTCCAAGTCCTCCTGGCAGTCGTGCTGTTAAAGTTCACGCCCCTCGGTCTTCTCAGCCTCCCCCTAGCCGCACTGATCGCCACACTCGGCATGATCGGGCTTAATTTCCATTTCTTCACCTTGGATATCCGCGAGCAAATCCCCAAGCTGAGGTTTCTCGCGCCCCGGGCCCTCGGTGCAATGACATTACTTTTCCTCTCCGGCCTGGCTCCCCTGCTTTGGGTGCCCGGCACCTGGTTGAGCTTCGGCCTTTCGGCAACCGGCTACACTGCCATTGTCGGCCTCGCCCTTCTCGGCATTTATCATAAGGCTCTTCTCTCGCTGATTAAAAATAAAACTCGTACGCCCAAAGTTATGCCGACGGCTCCCTGA
- the gmd gene encoding GDP-mannose 4,6-dehydratase — protein MKRALITGITGQDGSYLAELLLNKGYEVHGIIRRSSTFNTSRIDHLYKDPHVNDVKLFLHYGDLADSVHLVKLLYELKPDEIYNLGAQSHVRVSFDIPEYTGDVVGLAAVRMLEAIREANLVGNVRYYQASSSEMFGKVHEVPQKETTPFHPRSPYGCAKVFAYWLTVNYRESYGLHASNGILFNHESPRRGETFVTRKITRAATRIKLGLQDALYLGNLDAQRDWGYAKEYVEVMWKMLQQDKPDDYVCATGETHTIREFCEETFGLLDLDWEKYVKYDARYERPSEVDLLIGDPAKLKKNIGWEPQVKFKDLVKIMVDADLALAKKEMACNEAIANQNLDSGVVA, from the coding sequence ATGAAACGCGCACTCATCACGGGTATCACTGGTCAGGACGGCTCTTATTTGGCCGAGCTGCTGTTAAATAAAGGCTACGAGGTTCACGGCATCATTCGCCGGAGTTCCACCTTTAACACGAGCCGCATCGACCATCTGTATAAGGATCCGCACGTCAACGACGTGAAGCTGTTCCTGCACTATGGTGACCTGGCCGACTCCGTGCATCTGGTGAAGCTGCTTTATGAGTTGAAGCCGGATGAGATATATAACCTCGGTGCGCAAAGCCACGTGCGTGTGTCCTTTGACATCCCGGAGTACACGGGCGATGTCGTGGGCCTGGCTGCCGTGCGTATGTTGGAAGCGATTCGCGAGGCCAACCTCGTGGGGAATGTCCGCTACTATCAGGCTTCGTCCTCGGAGATGTTTGGCAAGGTGCATGAGGTCCCGCAAAAGGAGACCACGCCGTTCCACCCGCGTTCGCCCTACGGCTGCGCAAAAGTGTTCGCCTACTGGCTGACGGTGAACTACCGCGAGAGCTACGGCCTGCACGCCAGCAACGGTATCCTCTTTAACCACGAGAGCCCGCGCCGCGGCGAGACCTTTGTCACGCGCAAGATCACGCGCGCGGCCACCCGCATCAAGCTTGGCCTGCAAGACGCGCTCTACCTGGGCAACCTTGACGCGCAGCGCGACTGGGGCTACGCCAAGGAGTACGTGGAGGTCATGTGGAAAATGCTTCAGCAGGACAAGCCGGACGACTACGTGTGTGCCACCGGTGAGACGCACACGATCCGTGAGTTTTGCGAGGAAACCTTCGGCCTGCTCGATCTGGACTGGGAAAAGTACGTCAAGTATGACGCCCGCTACGAACGCCCCTCGGAGGTGGACCTGTTAATCGGCGATCCGGCCAAGCTCAAAAAGAACATCGGCTGGGAGCCGCAGGTGAAGTTCAAGGATCTGGTGAAAATTATGGTCGATGCCGACCTCGCCCTGGCCAAAAAGGAAATGGCCTGCAACGAGGCTATCGCCAACCAGAACCTCGACTCCGGCGTCGTCGCATAG
- a CDS encoding glycosyltransferase — translation MRCTIVNRVIHADSNTEWHHATELADYLARRGITVTRVALREPGQPDAPAERNLHLLPRHYSGKHKIRRLLASLLEGRRLIRHALKLDHGPIICMTDPPLLNFWMARETRRRQIPWIYWSLDLYPEAFAAAGLVRRSSPFYRYLQKTVEGNAPSHLLALGPQQAAHIRQQYTPSPGASILPCGIARTPDPAAAPEWARAEGKIILGYVGNLGEAHSDTFVEAALSCLDPKRHRFILAASGAKSARLRELAKDMPAVITLDSVPREHLRFIDIHLVTLLPHWDHICVPSKAVSAVCEGGSILFHGSRENDNWKLLHDAGWRLPPEEKPTSAMKAFFEKLSPGSLREKQQAARKLSSDLLAIRDRAFDDIYRKVKELQ, via the coding sequence ATGCGCTGCACGATCGTCAACCGCGTCATCCATGCCGATTCCAACACCGAGTGGCACCACGCCACCGAGCTGGCTGATTACCTCGCCCGGCGCGGGATCACCGTTACCCGTGTCGCGCTGCGTGAGCCCGGCCAACCCGACGCGCCTGCCGAAAGAAATCTGCACCTGCTCCCCCGCCATTACAGCGGCAAACACAAGATCCGGCGCCTGCTCGCCAGCCTGCTTGAAGGTCGCCGCCTCATTCGCCATGCCCTTAAGCTGGACCACGGCCCAATTATCTGCATGACCGACCCGCCCTTGCTCAACTTCTGGATGGCCAGGGAGACACGCCGCCGCCAAATCCCGTGGATCTACTGGTCGCTCGATCTCTACCCGGAGGCCTTCGCTGCTGCCGGGCTCGTGCGCCGCTCCAGCCCCTTTTACCGGTATTTGCAAAAGACAGTCGAAGGCAACGCCCCCAGCCACCTGCTCGCTCTCGGACCGCAACAGGCCGCGCATATCCGGCAGCAATACACCCCCTCGCCGGGTGCCTCCATCCTGCCCTGCGGTATCGCCCGCACACCAGACCCCGCTGCTGCGCCGGAATGGGCGCGGGCGGAAGGCAAGATCATCCTCGGCTATGTCGGTAACCTCGGCGAAGCCCACAGCGACACTTTTGTCGAGGCTGCCCTTAGTTGTCTTGATCCGAAACGCCACCGCTTCATCCTGGCCGCTTCCGGAGCGAAGTCTGCCCGCCTTCGTGAGTTGGCCAAAGACATGCCAGCAGTCATCACCCTGGACAGCGTACCGCGTGAGCACTTGCGCTTCATCGACATCCATCTGGTCACGTTGCTGCCGCACTGGGATCACATTTGTGTGCCCTCGAAAGCCGTCAGCGCAGTTTGCGAGGGCGGCAGCATCCTCTTTCATGGCAGCCGTGAAAACGATAACTGGAAACTGCTGCACGATGCGGGCTGGCGATTACCACCAGAGGAGAAGCCTACTTCAGCGATGAAAGCCTTTTTCGAAAAACTTAGCCCAGGCAGCCTTCGGGAAAAACAACAAGCCGCCCGCAAACTCAGTTCAGACCTTCTGGCAATCAGGGACCGCGCTTTTGATGACATTTATCGCAAGGTCAAGGAACTGCAATAA